From the Chryseobacterium fluminis genome, the window CTGATTTTAACCTGACTGTCATTGCGACCTGAAAAAACAATTTCTCCCTTTTCATTCCATTTTCCCACATCTCCCGTTTCGTACAATAAGGTTCCTGAGTTAAAAGGATTGACAATAAACTTTTCCTTTGTCAGTTCCTGATTCTTATAATATCCCTTTGCAAGCCCATCTCCTGCTATATAAATTGCACCGGCAATATTGACAGGCATCGGATTTAAATAGGGATCGAGAATATAGAACCGGGTATTATGGATTGGTGTTCCAATGTTTGAAGCATCTTCCGCAGATTCTATTTTTTTCATGCTGGACCATATTGTAGTTTCTGTAGGACCGTACATATTCCAGACTTCTGAGCTTTTATCAATCAAATCAACAGCTAATGCTTCACTTAATAAATCTCCTCCACACAGTATTTTCAATCTTTTATCCCCTTGCCAGTCTGCATTAAAAAGCATTTGATAAAAACTTGGTGTAGCCTGAATGATGGTGGGTTTTACTTCCTCAATTCTTTTTATAATTAAATTGGGATCGGCTAAAACATGTTTATCCGCTACATATAAAAGAGCTCCTGAAATCAAGGGTACAAAGAACTCTAATATTGAAATATCAAACGAATAGGTGGTTACTGAAAAAAATAGATCATTAACATCTACTCCCGGAGACCTCTGAATACTTGTCAGGAAATTAACCAATGACTGATGTCCAATTTCAACGCCTTTAGGGTTTCCCGTAGAACCTGAGGTATAAATTATATACGCAGTATCTTGCGGTAAAATGGCTCTGGTGACAACACCTTTAAAATCATTTATTTCTTCGAGAATATTTTCTAATTCCAATACAGTTACATTATCCTCCAGATTATCCAGACCATAATTCTTGTGAGTAAAAAGCAGTTGACTCTGGCTATTTGCTATAATATAACGTAATCTGTCTTTTGGAAATGCCGGATCTAACGGAATATAGGGTCTTCCGGATTTTAATATTCCCAATAAAACAACGACCAAATTTGCGGATCTTTCCAATAAAACAGCAATGGGAGATGGGCCTTTATCGCCATAAACCGTAATGAGATGCTCTGCTATCCGGCCCGATAAAATATCGAGTTCAGAATACGAATAGGACCTGTTCCCGTCTCTTAATGCTCCTTTACCAGGAGTTTTAAATACCTGGGCCTGAAATAGGCTGACTACTGTTTGTTCTTTGGGATAATGTACTTCTGTGTTATTAAAATTTATTAGTATTTGATTTAGTTCTTCTTCTGATAAATAATTTAATTCTCTTAATTTTTTTTCAGGGCTTTTTATAACCTCATCAATCAAAGCTTCAAAATGATTGACAATAGTGGTTATTCCGTAATTATCAAAATAATTCAGATTATAATCAAAATCGATTTTCACATCTTTTGATTCATCAAATTCTCTTATGTATAATGCTAAAGCCACTCGCTCTGACTGATGGCTTAAAGGAATTACTTCTGTAACTGTATTTTGAAAATCATTAGAATAATTCTGTTTTTCATAAGACAGCGTTATACTGAATAATCTTTCTTTTTCTTGAAATAATTGAAGCTCCTGAATAAGTTTACCTAAAGGAAATCTTTGATAGCGATAATCTTTTCGTAATTGATTTTTCAGATCTTTAGTCAACTGTTCAATTGTTTCATTAAAATCAATTTTCATCCTTAAAGGAGAAATTCCCATAAAAAGGCCCACAGTTTTTTTATATTTTGATTTACTTCTGTTTAAAACCGGTAGACCAATTGCAAAATCATTATTTTGATGCTTTCTTCCAAAATACGTATAGATTAAAGCGAGGATCAGATGAAAAGTTGTACAATTGTAATTGTCTGCTAACTGAATCAATTCATTATAAGTTTCTCTTTTAATGATTAATTCTTTTCGACTGCTTTTATTTATTTGACCTGAATCCTGTATTTTACTGAATAAATTTTCAGGCAGGACTTTAAATTTGTCCTTCCAATATGTTTTGTCTTCCATAAAAGATTCTGAATCGGTATATGCAGCGTCATCTTCCATAAAATCTTTATATGTAAAAGAATATTCTGTTTGTACCCCTCCAAATTCACAGATCTCATTATAGTTTTGAACCAGGCGCTGAAACATCAGCGAAGTTCCCCAGCCGTCTGTAATAATATGATGATAAACTGAAAACAAATAATAAAAGCCATCGTTTACCTTTACTAAGGTAAAAACGTGCAAAAGACTTTCTCCAAATAAATCAAAGGGTTTGGAAAATTCTTCCTGCATATATAAGTTTGCTGTTTCATAAGCGGTTTCACTATCAGAAAAATCTATAAATCCTAATTCTGAATTGTGAATATCTACGATTTTCAACCGGATATTTTCCTGATCTCTAACCAGCTTTGTTCTATAAGCATCGTGTTGATTAATAAGCTCATGATATGCCTTTTGAAATGCATCAATATTGATATGTCCTTTAATTTCAATTTTGGCTCCGATATTATAAATGGGCTCGTTAGGATATAGTAACTGTTCAAAATAAATATCCTGCTGCGGTAAGGTTAGTTTCATAATAATAGAATTATAAGGTTAGAAATTCTACTGAATAGAAATATTCGTTAATTATTAATTGTACCATAAACTCTCGCTGTTTGATACTTCTTCTTTTACATCAAAATCTTTTACGATTTGTCCGTAATCAAATTTAATTATTCGGTCAGCATGCTTAAAATAAGCATCATCATGAGTTACTGCAACAATTGTTTTTCCTTCATTTTTAAGTTTGGGCAGCAAATTTTCGTAAAAATACTTTCTAAAATGAGGATCCTGATCTGCGGCCCACTCATCTAGCACTAAAATTGGTTTATTTTCAAGGAGAGCAAAAATCAAAGACATTCTTTTACTTTGTCCTTTAGAGAAATTTCTTCTTGCCGAGCCTTCTTTATCATCCAGAATAATTTTATCCAGCTCCATGACTTCTAACAATTCCTGGTATCTTTTATTATTTTCAAGGGAGTAATTGTCGTAGTTATTAGAATAGATATAATTATCCGTAAAAACTGCAGAAATTAGATTCTGAACCGGATTTTCCCTGTCTACAATCTGATTATCTAAAATTAAGCTTCCTACAGTTGGTTTATACAAACCGGTTAAAATATTAATAAAAGTACTTTTCCCGCTTCCGTTTCCGCCAATAACGAATATGGTTTCTCCTTTTTGTATGGAAAGATCGACGGGACCCAAGCTAAATGAATTTTCTAAAGTATTTTTTTGGTAACTGAAGTGAATATTTTCAAATTCAAGCTTGTTAAAATCAATGTTGTTCCCGATATTATTTTCTGCTTCTACAAGATTTTCATCACTAATTTCAAAGTCATTCAAAAATTCTTTAATTCTTTTTCTTCCTACAAATAGTCTGGTATAGACCCGTTGCATATTAATTAAATTATTAATCGGCCCTGATATGAACATTAAAATCATTACATAAGTAATCACATCTTCTTTTTTTAAAAGATCGAATAAAGGAAGGAAAAAAAGAATTGTCCCAATGATTAAGTATAAGCCGTACTGGCTGATTAGGTTTATCGATAAAAACACAAAATTAATGTTGAAATCCAGATCTTTGGCTGATCTTCTATTGGGCACCAGAAATTTATCCATCAAATTTTCACTTCTGTGTGAGCTTAATTTCAATCCTTTAAATCCTTTTATTACATCTTCAACATATTTATAATAAGATTCATTGTATTTTCTTAATTTATCTACCAGCGGAGCCATTTTATTAATCACAAAGAAATAAATAAATGCCACTACAATTATCAGCGCAACCACAACGAATGCAGAAGGGACAGATAGTGTAAAGAGATAGACTAAACACAATATCAACATTAGCAAAGAATTAAAGGTATGGGTTACAATTTCCGGAAAAGATGAGAAAACCCTTAAATCTTCAATAGTGGTATAAAATCTTTGTGAACCGAGCCTTTCCAACGTAATCAGAGGAGCCTTTAAAATTTTATAAAAAATTAGTTCTTCATTTTTATAGAGTATACCATAAGTAAGTTTATTGAGCCATTTTTGAAAATTTATATTTAATAAATAAGTGTATATGATAGCTGCGGCAAAGACTATTCCCATGTAATCATTTTGGAATTCAGCTTTACCTGACACTGTACTGTTGATTATATATATAATTCCGAAACTCAAAACGGTATTTGAAAGAGCATAAAAAACTATATATATTAATTCTTTAATTTTTAATTTGAACATAAATAAATTATTTAATAATTGCGTTAGTAGAATAGCCCTCAATTACCTTTACCAATCCCTGAGCATGTTCATTGATAAAAAAATGATTCCCTTTAAATATTTTAAACTGAAAATCAGCATTTGTGAAATTTTTCCAATTTTCTATTCTGTCACAAGTTTCTTCTTCATCTCCCATTAATCCGTGTAATGATGTATTTAATCTGATTTTTTTTTCTGAAAAATCATCATTTTCAAGCACTTCAAAATCAGCTCTTATTATTGGACTAAAGAATTCATATAGCTCATCATTTTCAAGTACTTCATCCGGAATTCCACCTAATTCTCTTAATACAATTTTGAATTCAGCATCTTCTAACAGATAGCGTTTAGTATTATCTTCTTTTGGTATTCCCGGTCCCGGATTACCAGAAACTATTAAAGCTTCCGGCCGATCACCGTTTTTTTCCATCTTTTCTACTACAGACAATCCCAAGGTTGCCCCCATACTATGGCCAAAAATTAAATAGGGATTACTATTTCTCAAGGTTTTAATCTGGGTGACATAATCTTCGATGGCTTCTTTTTTGTTCTTTAGCAGTCGTTCACTAAATCGTTTTCCTCTTCCAGGCAATTCTAGAGGAATAAACTCAATATTAGGTTTTATGTATTTCTTAAGAAAATCAAAGGAATAGACACTTCCTCCTGCAAAATGGAGTAAGAATAATTGATATTTCATGGTTTTTTTATTATAATTAGTATTCGGTACCAGGGGATATTTGATAAGCTTCGGTATTAAATTCCAGAACGTCGTTGCTCTTCTTCATTACCAAATCTTCGATTGTCGGCTTTTACTTTCTTGCTACCAAAACTGTAGAGAAGAGAAAGTCTGAAAAATCTGTTACTGTAATTAAAATTTCCTATTTGCTTTACTCCGTTTACAATCGATATGCTGTTATTTAAGTATGATGTATTGAATACATCATTAAGTAACAGAACAATCTTTAAGTTATCATTTAATAAACTTTGTCTCACTCCTATATCAAGACTATGGGACTGTCCATTTTCAAATAATCCTCTTTTGTGCTGCGAACTATACCAGTAATTAACTTCTAATTTTGTTGTTTTAGTTAGTGAAAAAGTATTGTTCGTACTGAAATAAAGCCTAACACCGTTTTGAACCTCTGCATTTATATCATCAAGTAAGGTAGTTTCAGAACCTAAGAGCGATACACTGCTTTGGCTTGTCCACCAAGAATATTTATCAAATGTGTAGCTTTCGCTAATGCCATAATAATATTCATTTGAGTAGTTTTTCCTTGTTATAACCTGTATGTCATTCTCTGTATCTGTAGTAAAAAATATCCCGTAGTTATCATTAGTAATTCTAAAAAACACATTTGAGCTTAGCTTTTTCTTGAAAGTGTGGGTAAAATCAAAATTATCACTAAATGAAGGCTGTAAAAAAGGATTACCTACGGAATAACTGTTATTGTTTATATAAAATCGATATGGATTTAAATCATTAAATCCGGGGCGGTTAATTCTTCTTCCGTAATTGAAGACAAAATTGTTTTTATCATTTGGATTATACGAAGCATAAAATGTAGGAAACAATTTAAAATAATCCCTTTTATTTGTTTGATTTATCGTCCTAGAGAAACCATCTGTGGTCGTATTTTCTATTCTTAATCCTAATTGTAAACTCAGTTTTGAGTTTATTTTCTTTGAACCACTGGCGTATAATGCCTGAATGTTCTCTTTATATTCAAACTCATTAGATTGCGATTCATCCAATACTGGCGGATTTACTGTAGCATCAAAAAGCTTGACATCACTATTTGATGTATTGAAGCTTAGCTTAGCACCATATGAGAAATTGGCAAATTTGGTTGGATGTTCAAAATCAATCTTTGTACTAAAATTTTCAATAGCCTGTCCTGAATTATTAATGGCTGATCCTTGTTGTATAAAAGCTGGATCATTAGGAACTGATGTATTTGTTGCGAAGCTATTATTTTGTTTTACATTGTAATCCAAATAGCTAAAATCCACCGTAAGCTTTCTTCCTAAAGTGTCTAATTTTGACATAACATTCATATTATAAATATTACTGTTATATTCCCTGTCATTAAAACCTTTACTCTGAATTATTTGTTCAAGATTATGATTAGAATCGAATAATTGAGTGACTGATTTATTATCCTGATCTGGTCTTCTTAGATTACCTAAGTACATAAAACCTAAAACGATATTTTTAGTAAGATCGTAATCAAATGAGGCCCTTCCTGTAAAACTGTTCTTTTTTTGTTTCGTATCTGAATCCAACTCTTGCAACTTATTTGCGGATAAAGCATCAAAACTTTCAAGGGCTCTGTAAGCACCAATACTTCCATTTAGCCCCAGAGAGAATCTAAGTTTATTTTTATTGTACAGGAAATCATTACCTAATGTAAAATAATTATAATAGTTCTGATCATAGGCGAAAGAAGATGAATTCTTCCACGAGTCTTTCATTCCCTCTTTATAGACTATATTAATGAGTCCCCCATTTCCTCCTGCATCATACTGAGCCGGTGGATTCGTTATAATTTCGATTTTTTTGATGTTGCCAGCAGGAATAGAATTCAAAAAACTGATTAAATCGTCACCTGACATTTGCATCAATTTACCATTAACCATTACCTGTGATGACCCTTTGCCTAAAATACTAATTGAGCCATTCTGAATCATAAGCCCCGGCGCTACTTTTAACGCATCCAAAGCATTACCTGTACTCGCAGTAGGACTATTCTCAACATTAAATACCAGACGATCCATCTGCTGTTCAAAGATTCTTTTTTTCCCTTTGACGACAACTTCCTCTATATCGTTTAAATCCTGGCTTAA encodes:
- a CDS encoding amino acid adenylation domain-containing protein, which codes for MKLTLPQQDIYFEQLLYPNEPIYNIGAKIEIKGHINIDAFQKAYHELINQHDAYRTKLVRDQENIRLKIVDIHNSELGFIDFSDSETAYETANLYMQEEFSKPFDLFGESLLHVFTLVKVNDGFYYLFSVYHHIITDGWGTSLMFQRLVQNYNEICEFGGVQTEYSFTYKDFMEDDAAYTDSESFMEDKTYWKDKFKVLPENLFSKIQDSGQINKSSRKELIIKRETYNELIQLADNYNCTTFHLILALIYTYFGRKHQNNDFAIGLPVLNRSKSKYKKTVGLFMGISPLRMKIDFNETIEQLTKDLKNQLRKDYRYQRFPLGKLIQELQLFQEKERLFSITLSYEKQNYSNDFQNTVTEVIPLSHQSERVALALYIREFDESKDVKIDFDYNLNYFDNYGITTIVNHFEALIDEVIKSPEKKLRELNYLSEEELNQILINFNNTEVHYPKEQTVVSLFQAQVFKTPGKGALRDGNRSYSYSELDILSGRIAEHLITVYGDKGPSPIAVLLERSANLVVVLLGILKSGRPYIPLDPAFPKDRLRYIIANSQSQLLFTHKNYGLDNLEDNVTVLELENILEEINDFKGVVTRAILPQDTAYIIYTSGSTGNPKGVEIGHQSLVNFLTSIQRSPGVDVNDLFFSVTTYSFDISILEFFVPLISGALLYVADKHVLADPNLIIKRIEEVKPTIIQATPSFYQMLFNADWQGDKRLKILCGGDLLSEALAVDLIDKSSEVWNMYGPTETTIWSSMKKIESAEDASNIGTPIHNTRFYILDPYLNPMPVNIAGAIYIAGDGLAKGYYKNQELTKEKFIVNPFNSGTLLYETGDVGKWNEKGEIVFSGRNDSQVKIRGYRIELGDIETQLNQINGIKAAVVIAKKEDLQEAFLAAYVLKDEEEIDLEKIMAHLQMNLPYYMIPNVIIPLEEFPLTPNQKIDRKNLTQRNIIQTKGDFKNADSKLEKTLLKYWEEVLNRDNISVNDNFFALGGHSLNAVRLTGLIAKHLLYEITLKTIFDNPTIKLLAKHLERLKPNQAVVIPLDDNKELYELTPTQYNIWLASQDENSSIAYNMVMAYKIEGIIDVDKVEKAINKIVEKYEILRTGFVEVNGTPYQKTHYNGIHVTVPVIEVQEEETNKIIHQLNNRAFNFQEDFLIRTYLLKEADQTILLFNTHHIIMDGLSLEIFVNEFIQNYRETSFLPLQDEDQLTFQFKDYSEWFNKIIGLNQAENESFWNRYLENYLPKDTFYKDFYPKQNQRNGSDYSFEISSEVTLALKDLAVKEGITFYSLLLSVFNVLIYRISSHTDICIGTVHSGRNIAGLNNQIGMFAKTLILRTQISSDAVITDLLKLTQNNLLTISDYQDFPFDKISKSIFDVLFVYQNPEFSFDEITLEDELKLTSYPVKSKFSRMPIVFNLFENENKLKGNIDYTCDFFEEETIRFIAEKYNKILIEIIKNTSEKVRSLDIRSDIEKNADFNFDFNFDFKFNF
- a CDS encoding cyclic peptide export ABC transporter; its protein translation is MGIVFAAAIIYTYLLNINFQKWLNKLTYGILYKNEELIFYKILKAPLITLERLGSQRFYTTIEDLRVFSSFPEIVTHTFNSLLMLILCLVYLFTLSVPSAFVVVALIIVVAFIYFFVINKMAPLVDKLRKYNESYYKYVEDVIKGFKGLKLSSHRSENLMDKFLVPNRRSAKDLDFNINFVFLSINLISQYGLYLIIGTILFFLPLFDLLKKEDVITYVMILMFISGPINNLINMQRVYTRLFVGRKRIKEFLNDFEISDENLVEAENNIGNNIDFNKLEFENIHFSYQKNTLENSFSLGPVDLSIQKGETIFVIGGNGSGKSTFINILTGLYKPTVGSLILDNQIVDRENPVQNLISAVFTDNYIYSNNYDNYSLENNKRYQELLEVMELDKIILDDKEGSARRNFSKGQSKRMSLIFALLENKPILVLDEWAADQDPHFRKYFYENLLPKLKNEGKTIVAVTHDDAYFKHADRIIKFDYGQIVKDFDVKEEVSNSESLWYN
- a CDS encoding thioesterase II family protein — translated: MKYQLFLLHFAGGSVYSFDFLKKYIKPNIEFIPLELPGRGKRFSERLLKNKKEAIEDYVTQIKTLRNSNPYLIFGHSMGATLGLSVVEKMEKNGDRPEALIVSGNPGPGIPKEDNTKRYLLEDAEFKIVLRELGGIPDEVLENDELYEFFSPIIRADFEVLENDDFSEKKIRLNTSLHGLMGDEEETCDRIENWKNFTNADFQFKIFKGNHFFINEHAQGLVKVIEGYSTNAIIK
- a CDS encoding outer membrane beta-barrel family protein, which translates into the protein MRKKLRNKNLLIVFLLIPYLAICQIEVKGKIKNNTAPVPFANVVLVDSLGVLKSGATTDHNGAFIIKTVKGAYTIKVSLWGYKSWDKKVRLENSTVLEDIILSQDLNDIEEVVVKGKKRIFEQQMDRLVFNVENSPTASTGNALDALKVAPGLMIQNGSISILGKGSSQVMVNGKLMQMSGDDLISFLNSIPAGNIKKIEIITNPPAQYDAGGNGGLINIVYKEGMKDSWKNSSSFAYDQNYYNYFTLGNDFLYNKNKLRFSLGLNGSIGAYRALESFDALSANKLQELDSDTKQKKNSFTGRASFDYDLTKNIVLGFMYLGNLRRPDQDNKSVTQLFDSNHNLEQIIQSKGFNDREYNSNIYNMNVMSKLDTLGRKLTVDFSYLDYNVKQNNSFATNTSVPNDPAFIQQGSAINNSGQAIENFSTKIDFEHPTKFANFSYGAKLSFNTSNSDVKLFDATVNPPVLDESQSNEFEYKENIQALYASGSKKINSKLSLQLGLRIENTTTDGFSRTINQTNKRDYFKLFPTFYASYNPNDKNNFVFNYGRRINRPGFNDLNPYRFYINNNSYSVGNPFLQPSFSDNFDFTHTFKKKLSSNVFFRITNDNYGIFFTTDTENDIQVITRKNYSNEYYYGISESYTFDKYSWWTSQSSVSLLGSETTLLDDINAEVQNGVRLYFSTNNTFSLTKTTKLEVNYWYSSQHKRGLFENGQSHSLDIGVRQSLLNDNLKIVLLLNDVFNTSYLNNSISIVNGVKQIGNFNYSNRFFRLSLLYSFGSKKVKADNRRFGNEEEQRRSGI